The Medicago truncatula cultivar Jemalong A17 chromosome 4, MtrunA17r5.0-ANR, whole genome shotgun sequence genome includes a region encoding these proteins:
- the LOC11446581 gene encoding NAP1-related protein 2 isoform X1, with translation MVGDRTKKQKLTENPEEVDAELILSIEKLQEIQDDLEKINDEASDKVLEIEQKYNEIRKPVYDKRNEIIKSIPDFWLNAFLSHPTLSELLNDEDQKIFKYLSSLEVEDNKDVKSGYTITLNFNPNPYFEDSKLSKTFTFREEGTTEITATPIKWKEGKGIPNGDNHEKKGNKRPPVDVSFLSWFCDCEQKDDMADIHDELAELIKDDLWSNPLIYFNSEEPDEEDADDEADDEVMEVPFFLEKIEEKDEDDSEEEDDEEGDDEEGN, from the exons ATGGTTGGAGACAGAACCAAGAAGCAGAAACTCACCGAAAATCCCGAAGAAGTTGACGCTGAACTCATCCTCTCCATCGAGAAATTGCAAGAGATCCAAGATGACCTCGAAAAG ATTAATGATGAAGCGAGTGATAAGGTTCTCGAAATTGAGCAGAAGTATAATGAGATTAGGAAGCCGGTTTACGATAAGCGGAACGAGATTATCAAATCTATTCCTGATTTCTGGTTGAATGCT TTTTTGAGCCATCCTACCCTCAGTGAACTTCTGAATGACGAAGATCAAAAA ATATTCAAGTATTTGAGTTCTCTTGAGGTCGAAGATAATAAGGATGTCAAATCTGGATACACAATCACCCTT AATTTCAATCCCAATCCCTATTTTGAGGATTCAAAACTTTCAAAGACTTTTACCTTCCGTGAAGAAGGAACAACAGAGATCACTGCTACCCCCATAAAATGGAAAGAGGGCAAG GGAATACCCAATGGCGACAATCATGAGAAGAAAGGGAACAAAAGGCCTCCTGTTGATGTCAG TTTCCTTAGTTGGTTTTGTGACTGTGAGCAGAAAGATGATATGGCTGACATTCACGAcgag CTTGCAGAATTAATCAAGGATGACTTATGGTCAAATCCACTCATTTATTTCAATAGT GAGGAGCCTGATGAAGAGGATGCCGATGATGAAGCTGATGATGAGGTAATGGAAGTTCCgtttttcttggaaaaaataGAG GAAAAAGATGAGGACGACTCTGAAGAAGAGGATGACGAAGAGGGTGATGATGAGGAAGGCAATTGA
- the LOC11446581 gene encoding NAP1-related protein 2 isoform X2, producing MVGDRTKKQKLTENPEEVDAELILSIEKLQEIQDDLEKINDEASDKVLEIEQKYNEIRKPVYDKRNEIIKSIPDFWLNAFLSHPTLSELLNDEDQKIFKYLSSLEVEDNKDVKSGYTITLNFNPNPYFEDSKLSKTFTFREEGTTEITATPIKWKEGKGIPNGDNHEKKGNKRPPVDVSFLSWFCDCEQKDDMADIHDELAELIKDDLWSNPLIYFNSEEPDEEDADDEADDEEKDEDDSEEEDDEEGDDEEGN from the exons ATGGTTGGAGACAGAACCAAGAAGCAGAAACTCACCGAAAATCCCGAAGAAGTTGACGCTGAACTCATCCTCTCCATCGAGAAATTGCAAGAGATCCAAGATGACCTCGAAAAG ATTAATGATGAAGCGAGTGATAAGGTTCTCGAAATTGAGCAGAAGTATAATGAGATTAGGAAGCCGGTTTACGATAAGCGGAACGAGATTATCAAATCTATTCCTGATTTCTGGTTGAATGCT TTTTTGAGCCATCCTACCCTCAGTGAACTTCTGAATGACGAAGATCAAAAA ATATTCAAGTATTTGAGTTCTCTTGAGGTCGAAGATAATAAGGATGTCAAATCTGGATACACAATCACCCTT AATTTCAATCCCAATCCCTATTTTGAGGATTCAAAACTTTCAAAGACTTTTACCTTCCGTGAAGAAGGAACAACAGAGATCACTGCTACCCCCATAAAATGGAAAGAGGGCAAG GGAATACCCAATGGCGACAATCATGAGAAGAAAGGGAACAAAAGGCCTCCTGTTGATGTCAG TTTCCTTAGTTGGTTTTGTGACTGTGAGCAGAAAGATGATATGGCTGACATTCACGAcgag CTTGCAGAATTAATCAAGGATGACTTATGGTCAAATCCACTCATTTATTTCAATAGT GAGGAGCCTGATGAAGAGGATGCCGATGATGAAGCTGATGATGAG GAAAAAGATGAGGACGACTCTGAAGAAGAGGATGACGAAGAGGGTGATGATGAGGAAGGCAATTGA
- the LOC11446582 gene encoding activating signal cointegrator 1, whose translation METAGQWLEKALVELCAKIETGLGLGLDEEIIKGLVSYCDLAQPRDAKEYLDNIIGQEVGKSVIEEYLRRRGHSEFSTKSNVPTTTLHAYVKPPSVETSTSGSKKRTPKTVTVRGDHAEPNKIAVGSSQGSEIPATSSESRTSHKVNQVSSKKKKAGKTISLAEAAKGSIVFQQGRPCACQARRHNLVSNCLSCGKIVCEQEGEGPCNFCGALVLKEGSSYAGLEESLPPLSETEAAAEAYAKRLVDYDRNAAARTTVIDDQSDYYELDSNTWLSKEEKDLLKKKQEEMEEAERAKRNKVVVTFDLVGRKVLLNQDEVSESQPDNRILRAPDVREVNRIIPNPTLKIQPVFVDLGFSKKSANDRQASKGKQSNKGLSKGLCLEITGRVQHDSKDLKFLQQSQFATDSNGKIWQGPSGNGELHVEDDGECLLDI comes from the exons atggAAACGGCGGGGCAGTGGCTGGAGAAGGCGTTGGTGGAGTTGTGCGCGAAGATCGAGACGGGTTTGGGATTAGGTTTGGATGAAGAGATTATAAAAGGGCTTGTTTCTTACTGTGATCTTGCGCAGCCACGAGATGCTAAAGAGTATCTTGAT AATATTATTGGTCAGGAAGTAGGGAAATCTGTGATTGAAGAATACTTAAGACGGAGAGGTCACTCAGAATTCAGCACCAAATCGAATGTTCCAACTACCACATTACATGCCTATGTCAAGCCACCTTCAGTTGAGACATCTACTAGTGGATCTAAGAAAAGGACCCCGAAAACGGTGACTGTCCGTGGTGACCATGCAGAACCCAACAAGATTGCTGTCGGAAGTAGTCAGGGAAGTGAGATTCCAGCTACAAGTAGTGAATCAAGAACATCACATAAAGTAAATCAAGTGAGTTCCAAAAAGAAGAAAGCTGGGAAAACTATTTCACTTGCTGAGGCAGCCAAAGGATCGATTGTGTTCCAGCAAGGAAGACCATGCGCTTGTCAAGCGCGTCGTCATAACCTAGTCAGCAATTGTTTATCTTGTGGTAAAATTGTTTGTGAGCAAGAAGGTGAGGGACCTTGCAATTTCTGTGGTGCACTTGTGTTGAAAGAAGGCAGCTCATATGCTGGTCTGGAAGAAAGCTTGCCTCCGTTGTCAGAGACTGAGGCTGCTGCTGAAGCTTACGCAAAGAGGCTTGTCGACTATGACCGAAATGCTGCAGCTCGTACAACAGTTATTGATGACCAAAGTGACTACTACGAGCTTGATTCAAATACTTGGTTGTCAAAGGAG GAGAAAGACttgttgaaaaagaaacaagaggAGATGGAAGAAGCTGAACGAGCCAAACGGAATAAAGTTGTCGTGACTTTTGATCTAGTTGGCCGCAAG GTTCTTCTGAATCAAGATGAAGTTTCAGAATCACAGCCAGACAATAGAATATTGCGTGCACCAGATGTCAGGGAAGTGAACCGCATTATACCAAATCCAACTCTTAAGATTCAGCCAGTTTTTGTGGATTTGGGCTTCAGTAAGAAGTCTGCGAACGATAGGCAGGCAAGCAAAGGTAAGCAATCAAACAAAGGCTTAAGCAAGGGGTTGTGCTTGGAGATTACTGGGAGAGTGCAGCATGATAGTAAGGACTTGAAGTTCCTTCAGCAAAGTCAATTTGCAACAGATTCAAATGGAAAAATTTGGCAAGGACCTTCAGGAAATGGAGAGCTGCatgttgaagatgatggtgAATGTTTACTGGACATATGA